In a single window of the Pedococcus dokdonensis genome:
- a CDS encoding serine/threonine-protein kinase: MTSARPLPPPVVPGYALGELLGQGSVGTVWSANRATDGRSVAVKVVPVTDPDRVHALARELAVLGAVQVEGLVAFHEAVALVGGVPAVALVLDHLAGGSLERAVRARGHLSVGESVTVLAPVARALAGLHGLGVVHGDLTPGNVLLARTGQPYVADLGVARLAGELPGSLWGTPGFVAPEVQELGRLSTASDVYAVGALAWWCVTGRPPEPAAMRPPLEELAPGLPAAWAEVTTQSLLGDPSLRPTAAEQALAYYDSAPCAPLRLVVGTDETSLLTQRLRRPAAPAPVAAEPRGHPWSWSPSPRQSAALLTLTLLVTGLGYGGLVAADVLRRPDWLRTMAPSASAPTPTRPAAPAPSSSTAPSSSTAPSSSTAPSSSAAASRPADPTAAPSSPPARSATARPATGAGDALARDRTAPERDARGLVSALAELRADAMTDRSSALLAQLDAPGSAALAQDAALLAELTASGSAWQGIAFDVGPARTVTHTPATATVDAAVGTAAYRVVEAGGRVVPRPAEPRRVVRFELVWSDGRWRIATISDPVG; this comes from the coding sequence GTGACCTCCGCCCGCCCGCTGCCACCACCGGTCGTGCCCGGCTACGCGCTGGGTGAGCTGCTCGGGCAGGGATCCGTCGGCACCGTCTGGTCTGCGAACCGTGCGACCGACGGCCGCAGCGTGGCGGTCAAGGTCGTGCCGGTGACCGATCCCGACCGGGTGCACGCGCTGGCCCGCGAGCTCGCGGTGCTGGGTGCGGTGCAGGTCGAAGGCCTCGTGGCGTTCCACGAGGCGGTCGCCCTGGTCGGCGGGGTGCCAGCGGTGGCGCTGGTCCTGGACCACCTGGCCGGCGGCTCGCTGGAGCGTGCCGTCAGGGCCCGCGGTCACCTCAGCGTGGGCGAGTCGGTCACCGTGCTCGCCCCCGTGGCGCGAGCCCTCGCCGGCCTGCACGGGCTCGGAGTGGTGCACGGCGACCTCACGCCCGGCAACGTCCTGCTGGCCAGGACCGGGCAGCCCTACGTCGCCGACCTCGGGGTCGCTCGACTCGCCGGTGAGCTGCCCGGCAGCCTTTGGGGCACACCGGGTTTCGTCGCGCCCGAGGTGCAGGAGCTCGGCCGGCTCAGCACCGCCTCCGACGTGTATGCCGTGGGTGCGCTCGCGTGGTGGTGCGTCACCGGCCGTCCGCCGGAGCCGGCGGCAATGCGACCGCCGCTCGAGGAGCTCGCACCCGGGCTGCCGGCCGCGTGGGCCGAGGTGACGACGCAGTCCCTGCTCGGAGACCCCTCGCTGCGCCCGACGGCGGCCGAGCAGGCGCTCGCCTACTACGACTCGGCCCCCTGTGCGCCGCTGCGGCTGGTGGTCGGCACCGATGAGACCTCCCTGCTCACCCAGCGGCTCCGGCGCCCGGCCGCACCCGCTCCGGTGGCTGCCGAGCCCCGCGGTCACCCGTGGTCGTGGTCGCCGTCGCCGCGGCAGTCCGCCGCCCTCCTGACCCTGACCCTCCTCGTGACCGGCCTGGGATATGGGGGGCTCGTGGCCGCCGACGTGCTGCGACGTCCCGACTGGCTGCGGACGATGGCGCCGTCCGCGTCAGCTCCGACGCCGACTCGGCCCGCCGCCCCGGCACCGTCGAGCTCCACCGCACCGTCGAGCTCCACCGCCCCGTCGAGCTCCACCGCCCCGTCGAGCTCTGCCGCAGCGTCGCGCCCCGCGGATCCGACGGCGGCACCCTCGAGCCCGCCGGCCCGCAGCGCCACCGCGCGTCCGGCCACCGGCGCGGGCGACGCGCTCGCGAGGGACCGCACCGCGCCCGAGCGTGACGCCCGCGGTCTGGTCAGTGCCCTCGCCGAGCTGCGCGCCGACGCGATGACGGACCGCTCGTCAGCGCTCCTCGCGCAGCTGGACGCCCCTGGCTCTGCTGCCCTCGCACAGGATGCGGCACTCCTGGCCGAGCTGACCGCCTCGGGCAGCGCGTGGCAGGGGATCGCGTTCGACGTGGGTCCGGCCCGCACCGTCACCCACACCCCTGCGACGGCGACGGTCGACGCCGCGGTCGGGACGGCGGCATACCGGGTCGTGGAGGCGGGTGGCCGGGTCGTACCGCGACCGGCAGAGCCACGCCGGGTGGTCCGGTTCGAGCTGGTGTGGTCGGACGGACGATGGCGGATCGCGACCATCTCCGACCCGGTGGGCTAG
- the lpdA gene encoding dihydrolipoyl dehydrogenase has protein sequence MSADAETTDETTYDVVILGGGSGGYACAFRAAELGLTVALVEKGKLGGTCLHVGCIPTKALLHAAEVADSAREGAQFGVKSTFESVDMSGVNAYKDGVIARLYKGLQGLAKAHKIELVEGAGRLVDRSTVEVGGRRLRGRNVVLATGSYPRSLPGLEIGGRVMTSEQALALDFVPPRVVVLGGGVIGVEFASVFRSFGSEVTIVEALPRLVAAEDEAISKTLERSFRKRKIAFRTGVKFTGATQSGDTVSVSLEDGSSIEADLLLVAVGRGPVTDGLGYAEAGVQLDRGFVTTDERLRTGVEGVYAVGDIVPGLQLAHRGFAQGIFVAEEIAGLSPAVIDETGIPRVTYCDPEIASVGLTEAQAEEKYGEVETYEYNLGGNGKSQILQTQGFVKLVREKDGPVVGVHMIGARMGEQVGEAQLIYNWEALPSDVASLIHAHPTQNESLGEAHLALAGKPLHAHS, from the coding sequence ATGTCGGCTGATGCCGAGACCACCGACGAGACCACGTACGACGTGGTGATCCTCGGAGGAGGCAGTGGCGGCTACGCGTGTGCGTTCCGCGCCGCCGAGCTCGGGCTGACGGTCGCGCTCGTCGAGAAGGGCAAGCTCGGAGGCACCTGCCTCCACGTCGGGTGCATCCCGACCAAGGCGCTGCTGCACGCCGCGGAGGTGGCCGACAGCGCCCGCGAGGGCGCCCAGTTCGGGGTCAAGTCGACCTTCGAGTCGGTCGACATGTCCGGCGTCAACGCCTACAAGGACGGCGTCATCGCCCGTCTCTACAAGGGCCTCCAGGGTCTGGCCAAGGCCCACAAGATCGAGCTCGTCGAGGGTGCCGGTCGGCTCGTCGACCGCTCCACCGTCGAGGTCGGCGGCCGCCGGCTCCGCGGCCGCAACGTCGTCCTCGCGACCGGCTCCTACCCGCGCTCGCTGCCCGGCCTCGAGATCGGCGGGCGGGTGATGACGTCCGAGCAGGCCCTCGCCCTCGACTTCGTGCCCCCGCGCGTGGTCGTGCTCGGTGGCGGCGTCATCGGTGTCGAGTTCGCCTCGGTCTTCCGCTCGTTCGGCTCCGAGGTCACCATCGTGGAGGCACTGCCCCGGCTGGTGGCCGCCGAGGACGAAGCCATCTCCAAGACCCTCGAGCGGTCCTTCCGCAAGCGCAAGATCGCCTTCCGGACCGGCGTGAAGTTCACCGGCGCGACGCAGTCCGGCGACACCGTCTCGGTGTCCCTCGAGGACGGCAGCAGCATCGAGGCCGACCTCCTGCTCGTGGCCGTCGGCCGCGGTCCGGTCACCGACGGGCTCGGCTACGCCGAGGCGGGCGTGCAGCTCGACCGGGGCTTCGTCACCACCGACGAGCGCCTGCGCACCGGCGTCGAGGGTGTGTATGCCGTGGGAGACATCGTGCCGGGCCTCCAGCTCGCGCACCGTGGTTTCGCGCAGGGCATCTTCGTCGCCGAGGAGATCGCCGGTCTGTCCCCCGCCGTGATCGACGAGACCGGGATCCCGCGGGTCACCTACTGCGACCCCGAGATCGCCTCCGTCGGGTTGACCGAGGCCCAGGCCGAGGAGAAGTACGGCGAGGTCGAGACCTACGAGTACAACCTCGGCGGCAACGGCAAGTCCCAGATCCTGCAGACCCAGGGCTTCGTCAAGCTGGTCCGCGAGAAGGACGGCCCGGTCGTCGGCGTCCACATGATCGGCGCCCGGATGGGTGAGCAGGTCGGCGAAGCCCAGCTCATCTACAACTGGGAGGCGCTGCCGTCCGACGTCGCGTCGCTGATCCACGCCCACCCCACCCAGAACGAGTCGCTCGGCGAGGCCCACCTGGCCCTGGCCGGCAAGCCGCTGCACGCGCACAGCTGA
- a CDS encoding TIGR01777 family oxidoreductase — MPQRVAITGASGLIGGALSAFLRERGDEVVRLVRRPATAPDEVQWDPAARRLDPADLAGVTGLVNLAGAGVGDKRWTPSYQQQILASRVGSTATVATTLATLADQGQAVRLVSGAAVGVYGDRGDEVLTEDSAPGTGFLSEVVRAWEAAADPARDAGLPVAHPRTGLVFAPDGGALERMIPLAKAGILGPLGNGRQWWPWISLRDTVAGLAHLLDHPEIQGPVNLVGPHPDHQVDIARELGRQISRPALLPAPAFGIKLVLGGFSDEVLTSKRAVPQRLLESGFAHQDQTVASALRWVLAQRS; from the coding sequence GTGCCACAGCGCGTCGCCATCACCGGTGCCTCCGGTCTGATCGGCGGCGCGCTGTCGGCGTTCCTGCGCGAGCGCGGCGACGAGGTGGTCCGGTTGGTGCGGCGCCCCGCGACGGCGCCCGACGAGGTCCAGTGGGACCCGGCCGCCCGACGGCTCGACCCGGCCGACCTCGCCGGGGTCACCGGGCTGGTCAACCTGGCCGGGGCCGGCGTCGGTGACAAGCGCTGGACGCCGTCCTACCAGCAGCAGATCCTCGCCTCCCGCGTCGGCAGCACGGCGACCGTTGCCACCACCCTCGCGACCCTGGCCGACCAGGGCCAGGCGGTCCGGCTCGTCAGCGGTGCCGCGGTCGGCGTCTACGGTGACCGCGGCGACGAGGTGCTCACCGAGGACTCCGCCCCCGGCACCGGCTTCCTCAGCGAGGTCGTGCGCGCGTGGGAGGCTGCGGCCGACCCGGCTCGCGACGCGGGCCTGCCCGTGGCCCATCCCCGCACCGGGCTGGTGTTCGCTCCCGACGGTGGGGCGCTCGAGCGGATGATCCCGCTCGCCAAGGCCGGCATCCTCGGCCCGCTCGGCAACGGCCGCCAGTGGTGGCCGTGGATCTCGTTGCGCGACACGGTGGCCGGCCTGGCACACCTCCTCGACCACCCGGAGATCCAGGGACCGGTCAACCTCGTCGGCCCGCACCCCGACCACCAGGTCGACATCGCCCGCGAGCTCGGACGGCAGATCTCCCGCCCCGCCCTCCTGCCTGCCCCCGCCTTCGGCATCAAGCTGGTGCTGGGCGGGTTCTCCGACGAGGTGCTCACCAGCAAGCGGGCGGTGCCGCAGCGGCTGCTCGAGTCAGGCTTCGCGCACCAGGACCAGACGGTCGCCTCGGCACTGCGCTGGGTGCTCGCACAGCGCTCCTAG
- the sucB gene encoding 2-oxoglutarate dehydrogenase, E2 component, dihydrolipoamide succinyltransferase: protein MSERVTMPALGESVTEGTVTRWLKNVGDTVAVDEPLLEVSTDKVDTEIPSPVAGVLQEILAQEDDTVPVGADLAVIGDGAEGSGGDDQPAQQDGGQQQDQQDRGQQDQGQQDQGQQDAGQQPAQEQASAGSDAPPAEAPSTEQAPQESTSEPEQSGSQGDGGQGDGGGASGGETVTMPALGESVTEGTVTRWLKAEGDEVAVDEPLLEVSTDKVDTEIPSPFAGTLTKILVQEDDTVPVGGDLAVIGGSGGGSAPAQQEAAQQEAPAQQEAPAQQEAPAQQEAPAQQEAPAQQQAPAPAPAAAAPAPAAPAAAASDTDASAYVTPLVRKLAADNSVDLGSLKGTGVGGRIRKQDVLDAAKAAQEAAAAPAAQAPAAQAPAASAPAAPTSAGSSSTVSPKRGTTEKMSRLRQTIAKRMVESLQVSAQLTTVVEVDVTKIARLRAKAKSEFEQREGTKLSFLPFFALAAVEALKAHPAVNSSVEGTEVTYHGTENLGVAVDTERGLLVPVIKDAGDLNIAGLARKIADLAERTRTNKIGPDELGGGTFTLTNTGSRGALFDTPIINQPNVAILGTGAVVKRPVVVSDGEGGETIAVRSMVYLALSYDHRVVDGADAARFLTTMKTRLEDGGFESDLGL, encoded by the coding sequence ATGTCTGAACGCGTGACCATGCCAGCCCTGGGTGAGTCCGTCACCGAAGGCACCGTGACGCGCTGGCTGAAGAATGTCGGCGACACCGTCGCGGTCGACGAGCCGCTGCTCGAGGTCTCGACCGACAAGGTCGACACCGAGATCCCTTCGCCGGTGGCCGGGGTGCTCCAGGAGATCCTCGCGCAGGAGGACGACACCGTCCCCGTGGGTGCCGACCTCGCCGTGATCGGCGACGGTGCCGAGGGCTCCGGCGGTGACGACCAGCCGGCACAGCAGGACGGCGGCCAGCAGCAGGACCAGCAGGACCGGGGCCAACAGGACCAGGGCCAGCAGGACCAGGGCCAGCAGGATGCTGGGCAGCAGCCCGCCCAGGAGCAGGCGTCCGCCGGTTCCGACGCGCCGCCGGCCGAGGCACCCTCGACCGAGCAGGCCCCGCAGGAGTCGACCTCCGAGCCCGAGCAGTCCGGCTCGCAGGGTGACGGCGGCCAGGGTGACGGCGGTGGCGCGTCCGGCGGCGAGACCGTGACGATGCCCGCTCTCGGCGAGTCGGTCACCGAGGGCACCGTGACCCGCTGGCTCAAGGCCGAGGGCGACGAGGTCGCCGTCGACGAGCCGCTGCTCGAGGTCTCGACCGACAAGGTCGACACCGAGATCCCGTCGCCGTTCGCCGGCACGCTCACCAAGATCCTCGTCCAGGAGGACGACACCGTCCCGGTCGGCGGCGACCTCGCCGTCATCGGCGGGTCGGGTGGCGGGTCCGCCCCCGCGCAGCAGGAAGCCGCCCAGCAGGAAGCCCCCGCCCAGCAGGAAGCCCCCGCCCAGCAGGAAGCCCCCGCGCAGCAGGAAGCCCCCGCGCAGCAGGAGGCCCCCGCGCAGCAGCAGGCACCCGCGCCGGCTCCGGCCGCCGCCGCACCCGCACCCGCGGCCCCGGCCGCCGCGGCGTCCGACACCGACGCCTCGGCCTACGTCACTCCCCTCGTGCGCAAGCTCGCCGCCGACAACTCGGTCGACCTCGGGTCGCTCAAGGGCACCGGGGTGGGTGGCCGCATCCGCAAGCAGGACGTCCTCGATGCGGCGAAGGCTGCCCAGGAAGCAGCCGCCGCTCCGGCGGCCCAGGCCCCCGCGGCGCAGGCTCCCGCTGCGTCCGCCCCGGCTGCGCCGACCAGTGCTGGCAGCTCCTCCACCGTGTCGCCCAAGCGCGGCACCACCGAGAAGATGTCGCGGCTGCGCCAGACGATCGCCAAGCGGATGGTCGAGTCGCTCCAGGTCTCGGCCCAGCTCACCACCGTGGTCGAGGTCGACGTCACGAAGATCGCGCGGCTGCGGGCCAAGGCCAAGTCGGAGTTCGAGCAGCGCGAAGGCACCAAGCTCAGCTTCCTGCCGTTCTTCGCGCTGGCCGCCGTCGAGGCCCTCAAGGCCCACCCGGCGGTGAACTCCAGCGTCGAGGGCACTGAGGTGACCTACCACGGCACCGAGAACCTCGGCGTCGCCGTCGACACCGAGCGCGGCCTCCTCGTCCCGGTCATCAAGGACGCCGGTGACCTCAACATCGCCGGTTTGGCTCGCAAGATCGCCGACCTCGCCGAACGCACCCGCACCAACAAGATCGGGCCCGACGAGCTGGGCGGCGGCACGTTCACGCTGACCAACACCGGCAGCCGGGGCGCACTCTTCGACACCCCGATCATCAACCAGCCCAACGTCGCCATCCTCGGCACGGGCGCCGTGGTCAAGCGTCCCGTCGTGGTGTCCGACGGCGAGGGCGGCGAGACCATCGCGGTCCGCTCGATGGTCTACCTGGCCCTGTCCTACGACCACCGCGTCGTCGACGGCGCCGACGCGGCGCGGTTCCTCACGACCATGAAGACCCGGCTCGAGGACGGCGGCTTCGAGTCCGACCTCGGTCTCTGA
- a CDS encoding DUF5302 domain-containing protein produces MAKSGDARKSGGQGPSEDVKRKFREALEKKQSHAGRDVSDDSEHGKVDHAQAAATTATQQMFRRKSGG; encoded by the coding sequence ATGGCCAAGTCAGGTGACGCCCGGAAGTCCGGGGGACAGGGACCCAGCGAGGACGTGAAGCGCAAGTTCCGCGAGGCCCTCGAGAAGAAGCAGTCGCATGCGGGTCGCGACGTGTCCGACGACTCCGAGCACGGCAAGGTCGACCACGCACAGGCGGCCGCCACGACGGCGACGCAGCAGATGTTCCGGCGCAAGAGCGGCGGCTGA
- a CDS encoding leucyl aminopeptidase — MTTVNVSDRSAHDLKADALVLGTVETDGKAALAAGHGLPRPAVAHVAAQLSALQATGAAEEVVTIAGVPGVAAARVVLTGLGKGTARTTSFDHEVLRRAAGAATRSLKNATRVALALPTSGVESVAAVAEGAALGAYRYAGVRGPSAKAGKPVGTITVVTADARLKPVKAAATRAAVLADAKAYARDLVNTPPNQLFPQSFADSVKARNGAASSKVTIKVLDEKALQKGGFGGIVGVGQGSVNPPRMVTLTWNPPKAKGSVALVGKGITFDSGGLNIKPASGMLTMKSDMAGAAAVAATVFAAAELGLPVKVTGYLCLAENMPSGTAQRPSDVVTMRNGTTVEILDTDAEGRMVLGDGICLAGEAKPDAIVDIATLTGAQMVALGARVAGIMANQDDFRDRVRAAADVAGEAAWPMPLPADLRSQLDSGVADLAHKGERWGGMLTAGIFLGEFVPEGTPWAHVDIAGPSYNEGSAWGYTPKGGTGFGVGTLLSLVEGYAG; from the coding sequence GTGACCACCGTCAACGTGTCCGACCGCTCCGCCCACGACCTCAAGGCCGACGCCCTCGTGCTCGGCACGGTCGAGACCGACGGCAAGGCCGCCCTGGCTGCAGGTCACGGCCTGCCGCGTCCGGCTGTCGCCCACGTCGCCGCCCAGCTCAGCGCCCTGCAGGCGACCGGGGCCGCCGAGGAGGTCGTCACCATCGCCGGGGTCCCCGGCGTCGCGGCCGCCCGCGTCGTCCTGACCGGCCTCGGCAAGGGCACCGCCCGCACCACCTCCTTCGACCACGAGGTGCTGCGCCGGGCCGCCGGCGCCGCGACCCGCTCGCTCAAGAACGCGACCCGCGTGGCCCTCGCGCTGCCCACCTCCGGGGTGGAGTCCGTCGCTGCCGTCGCCGAGGGGGCCGCCCTCGGGGCCTACCGGTATGCCGGGGTGCGCGGTCCCAGCGCGAAGGCCGGCAAGCCGGTCGGCACGATCACCGTGGTCACGGCTGACGCCCGGCTCAAGCCGGTCAAGGCGGCCGCCACCCGCGCCGCGGTGCTGGCCGACGCCAAGGCCTACGCGCGCGACCTCGTCAACACCCCACCGAACCAGCTCTTCCCGCAGTCCTTCGCCGACTCGGTCAAGGCGCGCAACGGCGCAGCCAGCAGCAAGGTCACCATCAAGGTGCTCGACGAGAAGGCCCTCCAGAAGGGTGGCTTCGGCGGGATCGTCGGCGTCGGCCAGGGCTCGGTCAACCCGCCGCGCATGGTCACGCTCACCTGGAACCCGCCGAAGGCCAAGGGCTCGGTCGCCCTCGTCGGCAAGGGCATCACCTTCGACTCGGGCGGCCTGAACATCAAGCCGGCCAGCGGCATGCTGACCATGAAGTCCGACATGGCCGGGGCTGCCGCGGTGGCCGCGACCGTGTTCGCCGCGGCCGAGCTCGGCCTGCCGGTCAAGGTCACCGGCTACCTCTGCCTGGCCGAGAACATGCCGAGCGGCACGGCTCAGCGCCCGAGCGACGTGGTCACGATGCGCAACGGCACCACCGTCGAGATCCTCGACACCGATGCCGAGGGCCGGATGGTCCTCGGTGACGGCATCTGCCTGGCCGGGGAGGCCAAGCCCGACGCGATCGTCGACATCGCCACCCTGACCGGCGCGCAGATGGTGGCGCTCGGGGCGCGGGTCGCCGGCATCATGGCCAACCAGGACGACTTCCGGGACCGGGTGCGCGCGGCGGCCGACGTCGCGGGCGAGGCCGCCTGGCCGATGCCGCTGCCGGCCGACCTGCGCAGCCAGCTCGACTCCGGTGTCGCCGACCTGGCCCACAAGGGCGAGCGCTGGGGCGGCATGCTGACGGCCGGGATCTTCCTGGGCGAGTTCGTGCCCGAAGGCACCCCGTGGGCCCACGTCGACATCGCCGGGCCGTCGTACAACGAGGGCTCGGCCTGGGGCTACACCCCGAAGGGCGGCACCGGCTTCGGGGTCGGCACCCTGCTCTCGCTGGTCGAGGGCTACGCCGGCTGA
- a CDS encoding MMPL family transporter, translating to MRSRWAVRLVALAALLVWLGLAGVGGPLVGRLSEVQKNDNASFLPAKAESTEVMHEVARFSDTESLPFILVMEGDGKVGPAQQAAAQKFVAALPDRELDLPGDPALSKYLTETPQAAIPSQDGAALLLVVPMNAVTSAETIGDTSPLFAAADTLRAAAKADLAPSGLTTYVTGPGGVTADFVTAFAGIDGILLGVALGVVFIILLVVYRSPILPFAVLLTAVFGLAAAALAVFPLAKNDVIGLSGQSQGILSILVVGAATDYALLLVSRYKEELHDEASTWVAMKRAWRGAVEPIAASAATVILGLLCLLLSDLGNTSGLGPVGALGIAGALVSALTFLPAVLLLIGRAAFWPAVPKLDHVHAQDKIGTRGLWGRVAALVGSHPRRTWVLTLTALLALAAFVPTLKADGISQSDLFLDKVESVTGQEVLAKHFPAGSGSPIQVVAPEGKTDAVLAALGREDGVNDPYAGAAPGAPAKVVDGKVLVQATLTEAADSPAATDVVKRLRTDLDSVGDDVRVGGQTAMSLDVLDASNRDLRTIIPAILLVIFVVLALLLRSLVAPLLLVVANVVSFGATMGVAAIAFNHVFDFPGSDPSTPLYGFVFLVALGIDYSIFLMTRVREEAAEQGTRRGILVGLAVTGGVITSAGVVLASTFSALAVLPILFLVQIAFIVAFGVLLDTLVVRSLLVPALSHDIGRRIWAPSALSRGKE from the coding sequence ATGCGGTCGCGCTGGGCAGTCAGGTTGGTGGCCCTCGCGGCCCTCCTCGTGTGGCTGGGTCTGGCCGGCGTCGGTGGACCGCTGGTCGGCCGGCTCTCCGAGGTGCAGAAGAACGACAACGCGTCGTTCCTGCCCGCGAAGGCGGAGTCCACCGAGGTGATGCACGAGGTCGCCAGGTTCAGCGACACCGAGTCGCTGCCGTTCATCCTCGTCATGGAGGGTGACGGCAAGGTCGGCCCGGCCCAGCAGGCCGCGGCGCAGAAGTTCGTCGCTGCCCTGCCGGACCGCGAGCTCGACCTGCCCGGCGACCCAGCCCTGTCGAAGTACCTCACCGAGACGCCCCAGGCCGCCATCCCCAGCCAGGACGGCGCCGCCCTGCTACTGGTGGTGCCGATGAACGCGGTGACCTCGGCCGAGACGATCGGGGACACCTCGCCGCTGTTCGCGGCAGCCGACACGCTACGGGCCGCCGCGAAGGCCGACCTCGCCCCGAGCGGCCTCACCACCTACGTGACCGGGCCGGGTGGGGTCACCGCCGACTTCGTCACCGCGTTCGCCGGGATCGACGGCATCCTGCTCGGTGTCGCGCTCGGGGTGGTCTTCATCATCCTGCTGGTCGTCTACCGGAGCCCGATCCTGCCCTTCGCCGTGCTGCTCACTGCGGTCTTCGGCCTGGCTGCTGCCGCCCTCGCGGTCTTCCCGCTGGCGAAGAACGACGTGATCGGGCTGTCCGGGCAGAGCCAGGGCATCCTGTCGATCCTCGTGGTCGGCGCCGCGACCGACTACGCCCTGCTGCTGGTGTCGCGCTACAAGGAGGAGCTGCACGACGAGGCGAGCACCTGGGTGGCGATGAAACGGGCGTGGCGCGGAGCCGTCGAGCCGATCGCCGCCAGCGCCGCCACCGTGATCCTCGGGCTGCTCTGCCTGCTGCTCTCCGACCTCGGCAACACCTCCGGCCTCGGACCGGTCGGGGCCCTGGGCATCGCGGGCGCGCTGGTCTCGGCCCTCACCTTCCTGCCCGCGGTGCTGCTGCTGATCGGCCGGGCGGCGTTCTGGCCAGCCGTCCCCAAGCTCGACCACGTGCACGCCCAGGACAAGATCGGCACGCGGGGACTCTGGGGGCGGGTCGCCGCCCTCGTGGGCAGCCACCCGCGGCGCACCTGGGTCCTCACGCTCACCGCGCTGCTGGCCCTGGCTGCCTTCGTCCCGACCCTCAAGGCCGACGGGATCAGCCAGTCCGACCTCTTCCTCGACAAGGTCGAGTCGGTGACGGGTCAGGAGGTGCTGGCCAAGCACTTCCCGGCCGGCTCCGGCAGCCCGATCCAGGTCGTCGCCCCCGAGGGCAAGACCGACGCGGTGCTCGCCGCCCTCGGGCGCGAGGACGGCGTCAACGACCCGTATGCCGGGGCGGCACCGGGTGCGCCGGCCAAGGTGGTGGACGGCAAGGTGCTCGTGCAGGCCACCCTGACCGAGGCCGCCGACAGCCCCGCGGCCACCGACGTGGTCAAGCGGTTGCGCACCGACCTCGACTCGGTCGGTGACGACGTCCGGGTCGGGGGACAGACCGCGATGAGCCTCGACGTGCTCGACGCCAGCAACCGCGACCTGAGGACGATCATCCCGGCGATCCTGCTGGTGATCTTCGTCGTGCTGGCGCTCCTGCTGCGCTCGCTCGTGGCCCCGCTGCTCCTCGTGGTCGCGAACGTCGTGTCGTTCGGCGCGACGATGGGCGTCGCGGCGATCGCGTTCAACCACGTGTTCGACTTCCCGGGGTCCGATCCGTCGACGCCGCTCTACGGGTTCGTCTTCCTCGTCGCGCTGGGCATCGACTACTCGATCTTCCTCATGACGAGAGTTCGCGAGGAGGCCGCGGAGCAGGGGACCAGACGGGGCATCCTGGTCGGGCTCGCCGTCACGGGAGGCGTGATCACCAGCGCCGGCGTGGTGCTGGCCTCGACCTTCTCCGCGCTCGCGGTGCTGCCGATCCTGTTCCTCGTGCAGATCGCGTTCATCGTGGCGTTCGGCGTGCTGCTCGACACGCTCGTGGTGCGCTCGCTGCTGGTGCCGGCCCTGAGCCACGACATCGGCCGCCGGATCTGGGCCCCCAGCGCCCTGTCCCGCGGCAAGGAGTGA
- a CDS encoding Type 1 glutamine amidotransferase-like domain-containing protein, which translates to MPADQPTILATSGGYRPADRTAFEFNALVHHAVELSGATGRPRVTHLPTACGDQRSLAADMDDAARVAGFELTNLYLFPMPSLDDIEGHLLEQDVVWVNGGSVAGLLAMWDVHDLRGVFRRVWEAGVVLSGVSAGSICWYAGGTTDSFGPELRAVTNGLGLLPYGNGVHYDSEARRRPLVQRLVADGTLPTTHCTDDGVGLVYHGTELVEAVSERDGKGAFIVTRDGDRAVEERIEPRRLPNP; encoded by the coding sequence ATGCCTGCAGACCAGCCCACCATCCTGGCCACCTCCGGCGGCTACCGTCCGGCCGACCGCACCGCCTTCGAGTTCAACGCCCTGGTGCACCACGCGGTCGAGCTGTCGGGGGCGACCGGCCGACCTCGGGTGACGCACCTGCCGACCGCCTGTGGCGACCAGCGCTCACTCGCCGCCGACATGGACGACGCGGCACGGGTGGCCGGGTTCGAGCTCACCAACCTCTACCTCTTCCCGATGCCGAGCCTCGACGACATCGAGGGTCACCTGCTCGAGCAGGACGTCGTGTGGGTCAACGGCGGGTCGGTGGCGGGCCTGTTGGCGATGTGGGACGTCCACGACCTGCGCGGTGTCTTCCGCCGGGTCTGGGAGGCCGGTGTGGTGCTGTCCGGCGTCTCGGCCGGATCGATCTGCTGGTATGCCGGGGGCACGACGGACTCGTTCGGCCCCGAGCTGCGGGCGGTGACCAACGGGCTGGGGCTGTTGCCCTACGGCAACGGCGTGCACTACGACTCGGAGGCACGGCGCCGACCGCTGGTGCAGCGACTCGTGGCCGACGGCACCCTGCCCACGACGCACTGCACCGACGACGGTGTCGGGCTGGTCTACCACGGCACCGAGCTCGTGGAGGCGGTCAGTGAGCGGGACGGCAAGGGCGCCTTCATCGTGACCCGCGACGGCGATCGGGCCGTCGAGGAGCGGATCGAGCCGCGCCGCCTGCCCAACCCCTAG